From the Triticum urartu cultivar G1812 chromosome 4, Tu2.1, whole genome shotgun sequence genome, the window AAGAGCAAGAACACTACACACAGGAGTACAATATTACCTCCTTCGACGAGGGCCCAAACCTGTATTATTCCTTGTGTGTACTCTCATCAATACCATTCGGTGGACATGACGCTCCTCCAATCACAATCCTATAGGTCTTGTCAGCGAAATATCTATGACAGTTGGCGTCCATCATGGGCAAGCTTGTATGGAAGCTATGACGCTGATGGCGTCTTCATCGTCTTCTTTCAACAACATTCGCTCCGGGACCCTCGAGTTCACAGCGGACGAGTTAGTGTGGGAAAAAAGGGGAAAAGAAAGGTGGCTCATCGAAGAGCTCCAACCTGAGCTCAGGGGGACCGGAGGGCAACTGAGCTGGTGGACGGCGATTAAGAGATGCAGACGATGGCAAGGAATAGGAGGCAACCTAGGTGTTGCCGCCTCCGCAATGGACGTAGCCAACATCGGAGAAGAAGAGGGACATGGCCGACACGGCGGCGCGCTGAACGCGGCTCTGCCATGACCCGCAGTAGTAGTCGGTGGCCACCTCCTGGCACCTTGAACGCAGTGACCCACACCGTGCGCCGGCGATGAACCGAACCTCCCGCGTCATATTACGCACCACCCTCGCCGGGGTCTGGTCGGAAACCACGGGCTGCCGCCACAACACCCGCGCCGAGACATCGCCGAGGGAAATATAGAGGATCGAGATCCATGCGGATTGATTGATTGGACGGTTGGCGTCATATTTGCTCGGAAATCTTAAGGAACTGATGCTAGTTCTATAGTAGTATTTCCAAAAAGAAAAAGGTGTACTATGTTATTAGTatcaaaaagaaaaaggaaaagaaaatcTTGTACACAAGTATAGAGAGGGATCACAGATGAATGGCGAGACTTAACCGCTCCTCCTCCTGGAAGTTACAAACTCGCCTCCGCGTCTCCCGTCCTCCCCCTCACACCGCCCCCCACCTTCGAATCGCCCTCAAAACTCGCAATGCGGGAACGAGAAATCCCAAAATGGAGAGGGAAATTTCTCCTGAGGCGCCTCCCACACGCACACGTCTCCTCCCCCGGGGACCAAACGAGGAGAGAAAACCGGGCGATCCAGGGGGACCGGGCGCCGAGgctgaggcggcggagatggGGACGTACAAGTGCTGCATCTTCTTCACGCGCAGGTTCGCGCCGCCCGACGCGACCACGCCGGAGGATGTGCGCACGCTCTTCTCCCGCTTCTCCGGCGGCACGCCGTACATGGGCGTCGACGAGCTCCGCCGATACCTAGCCGCCACCGGGGAGCTCGACGGCGACGGCGGAATGGACGCGGCGGATCGGATCGTGGACCGGTTCCTCCAGGGCCGCAGCCGCACCCCGCGATTCGGAAGGCCGGCCCTCACCGTCGACGACTTCCACAACTTTCTCTTCTCCGAGGACCTCAACCCGCCCATCCGTCAGTCAAAGGTAGCAATCAGCATCCTGCGCAGGTTACACGACGAGGTGAATTGGTGGCATTTACGGCCTTACTGATCATCACAGTTTAGAAGGGGACTTGTGCTTGGCAAACTGCTTCGTGGTGAACATGTTATTTGAATATTACCAGCCATTGTCGCTATCACAGGATCATGTGACTATGTCTTGGTATTTCTCGAACCGTAATGCAGATTGCTCTTTTGTAGTTGGATGTGGCAGCCACACTGGTGCCAAATACTACTTAGATGCTGCATTAAGTTATTTATCATAACTGCTACAAAACTTAAAGACATACAAACTCTTTGTGGGATGTGAAGGCATTAGGCATTGCCTTGCCTAAGTGTTCGAATGTAGTGTCATTATCATGGTGCATCATGCTCAGCAAGCTGATGGTTGATATATGGAATTACACATACACTTTAGTATAAAGTATAACTAAATCTCTACAAAGCTCTGATGACTAGCTGTATCTGAATGTTCCGTTGGCCATTATCTGCTTTATTTATTTAAGTTTTGGTGTCAACTATCTGCTGTGGATTAGCATGACAAGCTCCGCTTTGAATTTTGATGTAACTTAGAGTGTGGTATTTGGTTTGAGATGTCCGTTGACTGTAAATCTCATGGTTGCCAGGTCCATCATGACATGAATGCACCTTTGTCCCACTACTTCATATACACCGGACACAACTCATATCTTACTGGCAATCAACTTAGCAGTGATTGTAGTGATGCTCCCATAATCAAGGCACTGCAAATAGGTGTTCGTGTAATTGAATTAGACATGTGGCCAAATTCTTCTAAAGATGACATAGATATTCTCCATGGAAGGTACATATGACAAATCCTTCCTTCAAGAAGCTTTCTACAACATTTATTTGTTGCAAGATAACTGTACTGCAAATACAAAGTGCATTCCATATGCTGACTTCATTCTAATTCTTTGACTCTTTGTAGGACACTTACTGCCCCAGTGTCACTTTTGAAATGTTTGACATCCATCAAAGAATATGCCTTTGTCGCATCTCCCTACCCTGTTATTATAACATTAGAAGATCACCTTACATCTGATCTTCAGGCAAAAGTAGCTAAGGTACTGTATTTTCTTTATATAATTTATATCTTGTCTGGATGATTCTCTCGAATGTAGTTCTGAATTCTATTTAGATGGTCCTTGAAGTATTTGGAGATATCCTGTACTATCCTGAATCAAAACATCTTCAAGAATTTCCTTCACCGGAAGCACTAAAGGGGCGTGTAATCCTCTCAACAAAGCCCCCAAAGGAGTACCTTGAAGCAAAGGGTGGTACTATGAAAGATAGAGACATTGAGCCAAAGTTTAGCAAAGGAGAAAATGAAGAATCAGCATGGGGTATAGAAGTCCCCGATATTCAGGATGAGTTGCAAGATGCCAACAAGGTAATTGGTTCAAAGTTAAGCAAAACGTTTCTACCTTTTTTTTCGTACATCATCTTTACGTCGAGATTTACTAATCACCATCAGGACGATATGTCATACCCCGAAAGAGGTGTAGATGAAGATGATGAACAGATAGTGCGCAAGAATGCACCACTGGAGTATAAACACCTTATTACTATTAAAGCAGGAAAGCCGAAGGGTTCTCTTGTTGACGCCTTGAAGAGTGACCCGGAGAAAGTTAGGCGCCTCAGTTTGAGTGAGCAAGAACTTGCAAAAGTGGCAGCATGTCATGGTCCGAAGATAGTGAGGTTCGCTTAGTAAATTTATTAAATTGACCAGGAAACAATGTAGGGACACAGTCATATCATTCCCTTTTCTGTGAATCAAAACTGTTAGGATCCACTTCTCTTTGTCTTACTGAAGTTTTCATCCTGTTTGTTACAAGCAGCTTTACACAAAGAAATCTACTGAGAATATACCCAAAGGGGACCCGCTTCAATTCATCCAACTACAACCCATTTCTTGGCTGGGTGCATGGTGCTCAAATGGTGGCGTTCAATATGCAGGTGCAGTTGTGATTTTAGCAAGATATTATATTGTGTTTGGATACCTACTGTTTACAGATCTCCAGTTACAGGATGTGAATTGCCTTGATTAGTTGCGTTATGGTGCATGTTTTTTTTTGGTTGACAATTTATCTCTGCTACTGGTTGTGCTATGTTCGTTATCCATGCGCTCTTCAGTTGTTGCTAACATAAGGCCTGCCATTTTATTTTTGCAGGGGTACGGCAGAGCCCTTTGGTTAATGAATGGATTTTACAAAGCCAATGGAGGCTGTGGCTATGTGAAGAAACCAGATTTCTTAATGCAAACTTGTCCGGATGGAAAGGTTTTCGATCCGACAGCAGACTTACCTGTAAAGAAAACACTGAAGGTGCATAATGCAttccttcctttcctttttcgtTTCTGAAATTCAGAAACGGGTTTCACGTGCCTACTGGTTCTCAGGTCAAAGTGTACATGGGCGATGGTTGGCAGCAGGATTTTAAGCAGACACATTTCGATTCATATTCCCCTCCAGATTTTTATGCAAAGGTATTGCCAGAATCACTGTGTTTCATCATCAAAATGATAAGTAGAATCCAAAAAGAAGTGCCAGAAACATTGGAAATCAGCGTGCAATGTATACAAGTGAACGCCAACTGAAGCAAGAACTGAAATTTGAATGCCGCCCAACGAGCAGGTGGGCATAGCCGGAGTTCCGTCGGACTCGGTGATGAGGAAGACTAGAGTCGTGGAGGATAGCTGGGTCCCGATGTGGGAAGATGGGTTCACCTTCCCGCTGACCGTGCCGGAGATCGCTCTGCTGCGTGTGGAGGTGCACGAGTACGATGTGAACGAGGACGACTTCGGCGGGCAGACCGTCCTTCCTGTGTCGGAGCTGTGGCCGGGGATCCGCACCGTGCCGCTCTTCGACCACAAGGGGATGAAGTTCAAGAGCGTGAAGCTTCTCATGAGCTTCGAGTTTGTCTAGTCACCTCTTGGCCGGCAGACTAGGAGTGCGTGTGTTGCATTGCACATGTGTTGTAGTGTATCATGCGTGTCATATGATAGCTAGCTGGAGTAGATTAGATTGATTTGTCGCAGATGTAAGACCTTTTGGCGGCTGGTAGAACCGTGAAAAAACTTTTGAGTTGCTTCCCGTCACCGCCTGATCTGTTAGGAGTGATCGTGCGATCAGGAATGTAAGAGGCCCGCTGTGTCGACGGTGCTGATTGAACCTAAGAAAATCATAGTGGATAAGAGACCTGGAAACGTATCCTTCCATGGCTCCCTGGCAAGGGCAAGGGGACGACGAGCCAATCGCCAGAGCACGGAGCTGAAGAAACTAAGCACGAGCGGGCGGAATCCATGGCCATGGGTGCTGCGGCGACCGCGGCCGCCTGCTTCTCCTCTGCATCCTCGGGCGTGTCTCGCTCTCGCATCAGGGCGCAGGCGACGTCGTGGGCAGGAGGGGCGGAGGAGCTGGTGCGGTCGGGCGCGGTGAAAGCCCTCCGGCCGAGGGACGCAGTGGAGGTCATGGGCTCAGAGGGGTTCCAGCTGCTGGATGTCCGGCCGGCCTGGGAGCACGACCGCGCCGCCGTTCGGGGGTCCGTGCACGTGCCGCTGTTCATGGCCGACGACGACATGGGCCCAGTGACGCTGCTCAAGAAGTGGGTCCACCTGGGCTACATCGGGCTCTGGACCGGGCAGTCCTTCACCAAGATGAACGACCGCTTCCTCGAcgacgtcgccgccgccgtcgccgggaAGGACGCCAAGCTGCTCGTCGCATGCGGCGAAGGCCTCAGGTAATTAGTAGACTATATATACTTTGCTGCGGTGACAAACGGATGATTAAGTGGCATGCCTGTACTGTCCACGTTGACTGATGTGGATAAAGCTTTTGGCTGGGCTGTTAATCAATTCAAGGTCGCTGATTGCGGTGAGGATGCTGCACGACGACGGGTACAAGAACGTGGCATGGC encodes:
- the LOC125552060 gene encoding phosphoinositide phospholipase C 2-like; the encoded protein is MEREISPEAPPTRTRLLPRGPNEERKPGDPGGPGAEAEAAEMGTYKCCIFFTRRFAPPDATTPEDVRTLFSRFSGGTPYMGVDELRRYLAATGELDGDGGMDAADRIVDRFLQGRSRTPRFGRPALTVDDFHNFLFSEDLNPPIRQSKVHHDMNAPLSHYFIYTGHNSYLTGNQLSSDCSDAPIIKALQIGVRVIELDMWPNSSKDDIDILHGRTLTAPVSLLKCLTSIKEYAFVASPYPVIITLEDHLTSDLQAKVAKMVLEVFGDILYYPESKHLQEFPSPEALKGRVILSTKPPKEYLEAKGGTMKDRDIEPKFSKGENEESAWGIEVPDIQDELQDANKDDMSYPERGVDEDDEQIVRKNAPLEYKHLITIKAGKPKGSLVDALKSDPEKVRRLSLSEQELAKVAACHGPKIVSFTQRNLLRIYPKGTRFNSSNYNPFLGWVHGAQMVAFNMQGYGRALWLMNGFYKANGGCGYVKKPDFLMQTCPDGKVFDPTADLPVKKTLKVKVYMGDGWQQDFKQTHFDSYSPPDFYAKVGIAGVPSDSVMRKTRVVEDSWVPMWEDGFTFPLTVPEIALLRVEVHEYDVNEDDFGGQTVLPVSELWPGIRTVPLFDHKGMKFKSVKLLMSFEFV
- the LOC125552061 gene encoding rhodanese-like domain-containing protein 10; protein product: MAMGAAATAAACFSSASSGVSRSRIRAQATSWAGGAEELVRSGAVKALRPRDAVEVMGSEGFQLLDVRPAWEHDRAAVRGSVHVPLFMADDDMGPVTLLKKWVHLGYIGLWTGQSFTKMNDRFLDDVAAAVAGKDAKLLVACGEGLRSLIAVRMLHDDGYKNVAWLAGGFSKSVDGDFAELEGESKLRYATIGGVSYIFLQILLLLRVVQ